One window of Saccharopolyspora phatthalungensis genomic DNA carries:
- a CDS encoding phage tail family protein, producing MPQGAHVWTLDWLTLHPDGDYRDASGVQWILTKEQGFWSSPATNASLSPRLARHGAYRSPGWKKQRTISLTGRAYADDYAVLRQAESNVLGLLSDPMKPATLTCYSEIGALCCEVYLDDEILCTPLDVISEPGIEFSVQVVAPDPAKYAVEQQVMSSGLPRDAGDGLDFSQIIAGDTNQGLFFGWGADDDGLTFGTSNASGFMLLTNRGTAPTTPVYTLYGPLTNPTLTAGTASMRYNAVLAAGEYVVIDPAAPSVLLGGTAGRRQLLSPAQFGAFAVPPASPTGEPGVLSVGLTHTGAVTDSGYVTAVVRSAWF from the coding sequence ATGCCGCAGGGCGCGCACGTCTGGACCCTCGACTGGCTGACCCTGCATCCCGACGGCGACTACCGCGATGCCTCCGGCGTGCAGTGGATTCTCACGAAAGAGCAAGGTTTCTGGAGCTCCCCGGCCACGAACGCAAGCCTGTCGCCCCGGCTCGCGCGGCACGGGGCCTACCGCTCTCCGGGATGGAAGAAGCAGCGCACGATCTCGCTGACCGGGCGGGCCTACGCCGACGACTACGCCGTTCTCCGCCAGGCCGAGTCCAATGTGCTCGGCCTGCTGTCCGATCCCATGAAACCGGCGACGCTGACTTGCTACTCCGAAATCGGCGCGCTGTGCTGCGAGGTGTACCTGGACGACGAGATCCTGTGCACACCGCTGGACGTGATCAGCGAGCCCGGGATCGAGTTCAGCGTTCAGGTCGTCGCGCCCGATCCGGCGAAGTACGCCGTCGAACAGCAGGTGATGTCCTCCGGACTCCCGCGCGACGCAGGAGACGGGCTGGACTTCTCCCAGATCATCGCGGGCGACACGAACCAAGGGCTGTTCTTCGGCTGGGGTGCCGATGACGACGGGCTGACCTTCGGCACCTCGAACGCCTCCGGGTTCATGCTGCTGACCAACCGCGGAACAGCTCCGACCACGCCGGTCTACACGCTGTACGGCCCGCTGACCAATCCGACGCTCACCGCCGGGACCGCGAGCATGCGCTACAACGCCGTGCTCGCAGCAGGGGAATACGTGGTGATCGATCCAGCGGCCCCCTCGGTCCTCCTCGGCGGCACCGCCGGGCGTCGCCAGCTCCTCAGCCCCGCGCAGTTCGGAGCCTTCGCCGTACCGCCGGCCAGCCCCACTGGCGAACCCGGCGTGCTCTCCGTCGGCCTCACGCACACCGGAGCGGTCACCGACAGCGGCTACGTCACGGCCGTCGTCCGCTCCGCGTGGTTCTAA
- a CDS encoding lytic transglycosylase domain-containing protein, with the protein MGEAFDAAVAWIGRVWDRVKGIAAVPVNFVIDWVYNRGIRAVWNWVADFLGLGKLAEATPIQFAGGGVLAGYAPGRDDVPALLSRGESVLTPEATRLVGPENVLALNAAASGRPATVVGRGGFSGGGIARFAGGGVIDSLLSLVEGIGEGVVSLFKDPVGWVKARIGFPDSPWITMLAKMPGELIGKAVDWLWAKINPFSSGEPGAPTVGGDLAGWIRAAMMFAGVPANWEGPLRTLIMRESGGNPRAINLWDINAQRGDPSRGLMQTIGSTFDAYRDRRLSADIYDPIANLVAGINYIKSSYGTIFRVQQAVGPTPQGYDQGGWLPPGLSTVYNGTGRPEAVFTSDQYEALVGQMQAGEPARYITVYARTDADPEHIAHSVDRHLAIGTRL; encoded by the coding sequence GTGGGCGAAGCCTTCGACGCGGCCGTTGCCTGGATCGGCAGGGTCTGGGATCGGGTCAAGGGCATCGCGGCCGTGCCGGTCAACTTCGTGATCGATTGGGTCTATAACCGGGGCATCCGCGCGGTCTGGAACTGGGTCGCCGACTTCTTGGGCCTGGGTAAGCTCGCCGAGGCCACGCCTATCCAGTTTGCCGGGGGCGGTGTGCTGGCGGGGTACGCGCCCGGCCGCGACGACGTACCGGCACTGCTGTCGCGCGGGGAGTCGGTCCTCACACCGGAAGCCACGCGGCTGGTCGGTCCGGAAAACGTGCTGGCGCTCAATGCTGCGGCCTCCGGGCGTCCGGCCACCGTGGTAGGGCGCGGCGGATTCTCCGGCGGAGGCATCGCCCGGTTCGCTGGCGGTGGCGTCATCGATTCGCTCCTGTCCCTTGTGGAGGGCATCGGCGAGGGCGTGGTCTCGCTGTTCAAGGACCCGGTCGGTTGGGTCAAGGCGCGCATTGGATTCCCGGACTCTCCCTGGATCACGATGCTGGCCAAGATGCCGGGCGAGTTGATCGGCAAGGCCGTGGACTGGCTGTGGGCCAAGATCAACCCGTTCTCCTCCGGCGAGCCCGGTGCGCCCACCGTCGGCGGCGATCTGGCCGGGTGGATTCGCGCAGCGATGATGTTCGCGGGCGTGCCCGCGAACTGGGAAGGACCGCTGCGGACGCTGATCATGCGCGAGTCCGGCGGCAACCCCCGCGCGATCAACCTCTGGGACATCAACGCCCAACGGGGAGACCCGAGCCGGGGTCTCATGCAGACCATCGGGTCCACCTTCGATGCCTACCGAGACCGGCGGCTCTCGGCCGACATCTACGACCCCATCGCCAACCTCGTCGCGGGCATCAACTACATCAAGAGCAGCTACGGAACCATCTTCCGCGTTCAGCAGGCCGTCGGCCCCACCCCACAGGGCTACGACCAGGGCGGCTGGCTCCCACCCGGGCTGTCCACTGTCTACAACGGCACCGGCCGCCCCGAGGCCGTCTTCACAAGTGATCAGTACGAGGCCCTGGTCGGACAGATGCAAGCCGGAGAACCTGCGCGCTACATCACCGTCTACGCGCGCACCGACGCCGACCCTGAGCACATCGCTCACTCCGTCGATCGACACCTGGCAATCGGCACGCGACTGTAG
- a CDS encoding tape measure protein — MAYSAGAAYVQLLPSLRGFGSSAASQINSQLSGVGGPAGQQIGRNVGGGMETGLSATLTRLRGRFDALARDGSASMGTLARGTAPVLDQLARVSPVLGRVRDGFNDGRVAATAFSGAAGTAGGRLRAVVDHTGRVGAGFGAMATLSEGAMTRTGGAIGRGLLAPIRSANNLLASYGITAGTVFGLAGVAAAGMGIKFAASQEQAQMAFTTMLGGAQEAQRFVAELQDFAARTPFDLPSVTTGAQRLMAFGFAAQDVLPTLTAIGDAVSGMGGSAEQINQVVLAIGQMSAKGKVQGDEILQLTEAGIPALRILANQFGVTTGELQDMITKGLVPSAEAIPKLMSGIQQGTQGAAGQTQAFAGMMANQATTLTGIWSNFTDNLNKALGQLVTPALPLIKTSLGFLTDALDQVPALLQSIANSPLFQLVTGALKTAFAEISGGVRAFFAAWREGGTDLTSSGVAGFLEAVGLAARNVWDALQPVVSLLGQIAGAAIVGGWRLLGDVLGGYVAPALITVSTWVRPLTPVIVGLAIAFATWYGIAAAVAAVTGAVTLVRNAIMAVRIAWLALSLVFAASPIDFIIALVAGLVAGVIYAWTHFEGFRAVVLACWQAIQDAALWAWNNAIKPAFDGIVAGALAVGSAAVWLWQNAIVPAFNGVVTAVEAVGAAAVWLWRSAVAAFNAVAAAAAWLWFNVLSPVFSFIWLAVRVLAAIVFTVLVTPWVIAFQALAAVAMWLWDNALGPFFSWVGEQAAALWNAWVQPAIDGIVAGFRLLGASAIALWTDWIKPAIDWIISGFRWLGAEASALWTDKIVPAFDAIGQAFVWLYDHTIGFVANLIVSAFRAIGDWAVWLWTQQIVPTWTAISTAISDAYHGTIAVVFGLLRWALRAWRFLHLGLRGADQASLGRRGVGDPVGLRPLDSSGVRGGQVGGSFRGRSLRRGRCLDRQGLGSGQGHRGRAGQLRDRLGL, encoded by the coding sequence GTGGCGTATTCGGCCGGTGCAGCGTACGTCCAGTTGCTCCCCAGCCTGCGCGGCTTCGGCAGCTCGGCGGCCTCACAGATCAACTCCCAGCTCTCGGGCGTCGGTGGTCCTGCCGGACAGCAGATTGGCCGAAATGTCGGCGGGGGGATGGAAACCGGGCTGTCGGCCACCCTGACCCGGCTGCGCGGCCGGTTTGATGCTCTGGCCCGTGACGGGTCGGCGTCGATGGGCACGCTGGCGCGAGGCACCGCCCCGGTACTCGATCAGCTCGCCCGAGTCAGTCCCGTACTGGGGCGAGTCCGCGACGGCTTCAACGACGGCCGGGTAGCGGCGACGGCGTTCTCTGGCGCGGCGGGCACCGCGGGCGGGCGCCTACGCGCCGTGGTCGATCACACCGGTCGCGTCGGTGCCGGCTTCGGCGCGATGGCCACGTTGAGCGAAGGCGCGATGACGCGGACCGGCGGCGCGATCGGGCGCGGCCTGCTCGCACCGATCCGAAGCGCGAACAACCTGCTGGCCAGCTACGGCATTACCGCCGGGACCGTGTTCGGTCTCGCTGGCGTCGCCGCGGCTGGCATGGGCATCAAGTTCGCGGCCAGCCAAGAGCAGGCCCAGATGGCGTTCACGACGATGCTCGGCGGTGCTCAGGAGGCCCAGCGGTTCGTAGCCGAGCTCCAGGATTTTGCGGCGAGGACCCCGTTCGATCTGCCGTCAGTGACCACCGGGGCGCAGCGGCTCATGGCGTTCGGGTTCGCCGCTCAGGACGTGCTGCCCACATTGACCGCGATCGGCGATGCCGTGTCGGGCATGGGCGGCTCGGCGGAGCAGATCAACCAGGTCGTGCTGGCGATCGGGCAGATGTCGGCCAAGGGCAAGGTCCAGGGCGACGAGATCTTGCAGCTCACCGAGGCCGGGATCCCGGCGCTGCGCATCCTCGCCAACCAGTTCGGGGTCACAACTGGCGAGTTGCAGGACATGATCACCAAGGGGCTGGTCCCCAGCGCCGAGGCGATCCCCAAACTCATGTCCGGCATCCAGCAGGGCACCCAGGGAGCGGCGGGGCAGACGCAGGCGTTCGCCGGGATGATGGCCAACCAGGCCACGACCTTGACCGGCATCTGGTCCAACTTCACCGACAACCTGAACAAGGCGCTGGGCCAGCTCGTCACGCCCGCGCTGCCGCTGATCAAAACCTCGTTGGGCTTCCTGACCGATGCGCTCGACCAGGTTCCCGCGCTCCTCCAGTCCATTGCAAACAGTCCGCTGTTCCAATTGGTCACGGGCGCGCTCAAGACGGCCTTCGCTGAGATCAGCGGTGGTGTCCGGGCGTTCTTCGCTGCCTGGCGCGAGGGCGGGACCGACCTCACCTCGTCGGGCGTCGCGGGCTTCCTGGAGGCGGTCGGGTTGGCGGCCCGCAACGTCTGGGACGCGCTCCAGCCAGTCGTGAGCCTGTTAGGCCAGATCGCGGGAGCCGCGATCGTGGGGGGCTGGCGGTTACTGGGTGATGTGCTCGGCGGGTATGTGGCACCCGCGCTGATCACGGTGTCCACCTGGGTCCGGCCGCTGACGCCGGTCATCGTCGGCCTGGCCATAGCGTTCGCGACCTGGTACGGGATCGCCGCCGCAGTGGCGGCGGTGACCGGTGCGGTCACCCTTGTCCGGAACGCGATCATGGCCGTGCGCATTGCCTGGCTGGCACTGAGCCTGGTCTTCGCCGCGAGCCCGATCGACTTCATCATCGCCTTGGTTGCGGGTCTGGTCGCCGGGGTCATCTACGCCTGGACGCACTTCGAGGGCTTCCGCGCCGTCGTACTCGCCTGCTGGCAGGCCATCCAGGACGCGGCGCTGTGGGCCTGGAACAACGCGATCAAGCCCGCCTTCGACGGGATCGTCGCCGGAGCGCTGGCGGTCGGCTCGGCGGCGGTGTGGCTCTGGCAGAACGCGATCGTGCCTGCGTTCAACGGGGTCGTCACCGCCGTGGAAGCTGTCGGCGCGGCGGCCGTGTGGCTCTGGCGGAGCGCCGTCGCAGCGTTCAATGCGGTGGCTGCGGCAGCGGCCTGGCTCTGGTTCAACGTGCTTTCGCCTGTGTTCAGCTTCATCTGGCTGGCGGTTCGGGTGCTGGCGGCGATCGTGTTCACGGTGCTCGTCACGCCCTGGGTGATCGCGTTTCAGGCGCTCGCGGCGGTAGCGATGTGGCTGTGGGACAACGCGCTCGGGCCGTTCTTCAGCTGGGTCGGCGAGCAAGCGGCGGCACTGTGGAACGCCTGGGTTCAGCCCGCGATTGACGGGATCGTCGCCGGGTTCCGGTTGCTCGGCGCTTCGGCAATCGCATTGTGGACAGACTGGATCAAGCCCGCGATCGACTGGATCATCAGCGGATTCCGGTGGCTCGGCGCTGAGGCTAGTGCACTGTGGACAGATAAGATCGTCCCAGCGTTCGACGCGATCGGCCAGGCTTTCGTTTGGCTCTATGACCACACGATCGGCTTTGTTGCAAACCTGATCGTCAGCGCGTTCCGTGCGATCGGCGATTGGGCCGTGTGGCTGTGGACGCAGCAGATCGTTCCTACCTGGACGGCGATCTCGACCGCGATTTCCGACGCCTACCACGGCACGATCGCGGTGGTGTTTGGCTTGCTGCGATGGGCGCTGCGAGCTTGGCGATTTCTTCACCTGGGTCTACGAGGCGCGGATCAAGCCAGCCTGGGACGCCGTGGGGTCGGCGATCCAGTGGGTCTACGACCACTGGATTCATCCGGCGTTCGAGGCGGTCAAGTCGGCGGTTCATTCCGTGGGCGAAGCCTTCGACGCGGCCGTTGCCTGGATCGGCAGGGTCTGGGATCGGGTCAAGGGCATCGCGGCCGTGCCGGTCAACTTCGTGATCGATTGGGTCTATAA